Proteins co-encoded in one Acidobacteriota bacterium genomic window:
- a CDS encoding c-type cytochrome produces MVTIKLVIVICLAVVAGFIFNIGRSSAQTNQVETAGQKFKSIKVLNDMPADQMGKVMNMISASLGVNCSFCHASNDADYEKEGFEHKDTARKMIKMVFDLNKANFNGRPEINCNSCHNGKSHPQPSFPLAPMPQPEPRPAQPAVKPTADQIITKYLTALGGAEKLAKAKSRAITATRVEPDGKTTEAETIWLSDKAYRSDTMYGKSVVTEIFDGTDGKKFGDAAPIELKPDEAEQIKREGQLFFPANIKTIYPKLEFRALEKIDGREVYTVFATTANNLNERLSFDVATGLLVRRTVSSRTLFGNFVYQVDYADYKDFGGIKMPATTHYAMPHIRWTRKLGEVKMNVPVDASKFTSAK; encoded by the coding sequence ATGGTTACGATAAAGTTAGTAATAGTTATCTGCTTAGCGGTGGTTGCCGGATTTATTTTTAATATAGGAAGGTCAAGCGCTCAAACGAATCAGGTTGAGACCGCCGGGCAGAAATTTAAGAGTATTAAGGTCCTTAACGATATGCCTGCCGATCAGATGGGTAAGGTCATGAATATGATCTCGGCCTCGCTCGGCGTGAATTGTTCGTTCTGTCATGCTTCGAACGATGCGGACTATGAAAAAGAGGGCTTTGAACACAAAGACACCGCCCGAAAGATGATCAAAATGGTGTTTGATCTTAACAAAGCCAATTTTAATGGCCGTCCTGAGATCAACTGCAACTCGTGCCACAACGGCAAGTCGCATCCGCAGCCAAGCTTTCCGCTCGCTCCAATGCCCCAACCAGAACCGCGTCCGGCGCAGCCTGCGGTTAAGCCGACTGCGGATCAGATCATCACAAAATATTTGACGGCCCTTGGCGGAGCAGAAAAGCTGGCAAAAGCAAAGTCACGAGCGATCACCGCGACCCGCGTCGAGCCCGATGGTAAGACGACCGAAGCCGAAACGATCTGGCTGAGTGATAAAGCCTATCGGAGTGACACTATGTACGGTAAATCTGTCGTGACCGAGATATTCGACGGCACGGACGGAAAGAAATTTGGAGATGCCGCCCCGATCGAACTGAAGCCGGACGAAGCGGAGCAGATCAAACGCGAAGGCCAGCTCTTTTTCCCGGCTAATATAAAAACGATCTATCCAAAATTGGAATTTCGAGCTCTCGAAAAGATCGACGGCCGCGAGGTCTATACCGTATTTGCAACGACCGCGAATAACCTGAATGAACGGCTCTCGTTTGATGTTGCGACCGGATTGCTTGTACGTAGAACCGTTTCATCGCGTACCTTATTCGGCAATTTTGTTTATCAGGTCGACTACGCCGATTACAAGGATTTCGGCGGGATCAAGATGCCGGCGACCACACACTACGCGATGCCGCACATTCGCTGGACCCGAAAGCTTGGTGAGGTGAAAATGAACGTGCCGGTCGATGCATCAAAATTTACCTCAGCAAAATAG
- a CDS encoding CoA-acylating methylmalonate-semialdehyde dehydrogenase — protein MKYQRVRNFFNGQFVESVSTADLDVISPIDGNLLSTVPMSTTEELSRAVASAKAAAESWGQQPIKERVQVFFRYRNLLEKNSDELTTLIAEENGKTWDEAKAEVDKSIELTEFACSMPQLVSNEVLEVSRGVECRIEHFPVGVVASIAPFNFPLMVPNWTMPNALVLGNTMIMKPSELVPLSVIRMAELLQEAGLPDGVFNIINGGKDVVEGICAHPDIEAVSFVGSTKVAKLVYQQSTHNLKRCVALGGAKNHLFVLPDANPSMTASNVTASMSGCAGQRCMAASAMLAVGNVDPIIDQIVVEARKIIPGKNLGAVISRAAKERIEGYITQAERDGAKILVDGRGTVVEGKEGGTYVGPTVIDYVTPDMSVATEEIFGPVISIMRTGTLDEALKIENANPYGNAAAVFTQSGGLARYVMEHASAGMIGVNIGVPVPREPFSFGGWNDSRFGASDITGKSSIPFWTKLKKTTTKWNPEAGVNWMS, from the coding sequence ATGAAGTACCAAAGAGTTAGAAATTTTTTTAACGGTCAGTTTGTCGAAAGTGTTTCGACGGCCGACCTCGACGTTATTTCGCCGATCGATGGTAATTTGCTCTCGACCGTGCCGATGTCTACGACTGAAGAGCTTAGTCGGGCCGTCGCGTCCGCTAAAGCCGCTGCCGAATCGTGGGGCCAGCAGCCGATCAAGGAGCGAGTCCAGGTCTTTTTCCGCTATCGCAATCTGCTCGAGAAAAATTCGGATGAACTCACAACCCTGATCGCGGAGGAAAACGGCAAAACGTGGGACGAGGCCAAAGCCGAGGTCGATAAGAGCATCGAGCTGACCGAATTTGCCTGTTCGATGCCGCAGCTTGTTTCTAATGAGGTTTTGGAGGTTAGCCGCGGCGTCGAATGCCGGATCGAGCATTTTCCGGTCGGCGTTGTCGCGTCGATCGCACCGTTCAACTTTCCGCTGATGGTGCCCAACTGGACGATGCCGAACGCACTCGTACTTGGCAACACGATGATAATGAAGCCTTCCGAGCTTGTGCCGCTGTCGGTCATTCGCATGGCCGAACTGCTCCAGGAGGCGGGCCTGCCTGACGGCGTTTTCAACATCATCAACGGCGGCAAGGACGTTGTCGAGGGCATCTGTGCTCACCCGGACATCGAGGCGGTCAGCTTTGTCGGTTCGACCAAGGTCGCGAAGCTCGTCTATCAGCAAAGCACGCACAATCTGAAACGCTGCGTCGCTCTCGGCGGTGCCAAAAATCATCTTTTCGTGCTGCCCGACGCAAACCCGTCGATGACAGCCTCGAACGTAACCGCGTCAATGTCTGGCTGTGCCGGTCAACGCTGTATGGCGGCGTCGGCGATGCTGGCGGTCGGCAACGTCGACCCGATCATCGACCAGATCGTCGTTGAGGCACGCAAGATCATTCCGGGCAAGAATCTCGGTGCGGTCATTTCCAGAGCGGCAAAAGAAAGGATAGAGGGTTATATCACCCAGGCCGAGCGCGACGGGGCGAAAATTCTCGTTGACGGTCGTGGGACAGTGGTTGAGGGTAAAGAGGGCGGCACGTACGTCGGCCCGACGGTCATCGACTACGTCACGCCCGATATGTCGGTTGCGACCGAGGAGATCTTCGGCCCGGTCATCTCGATCATGCGGACCGGTACGCTTGATGAGGCACTTAAGATCGAGAACGCCAATCCGTACGGCAACGCCGCTGCGGTCTTTACGCAGAGCGGCGGCCTCGCCAGATACGTCATGGAACACGCCAGTGCGGGAATGATCGGCGTCAATATCGGCGTGCCCGTGCCGCGAGAACCGTTCTCGTTCGGCGGCTGGAATGATTCGCGTTTCGGTGCGAGCGATATTACCGGCAAAAGCTCGATCCCATTCTGGACCAAGCTCAAAAAGACGACGACAAAATGGAACCCGGAGGCGGGCGTCAATTGGATGAGCTGA
- a CDS encoding PD40 domain-containing protein, producing the protein MKRCPECGRDYNDDSMSFCLDDGSDLLFGPASMDEPATAILHSTAAPGEAPTRAQINTTDQTAVLPPGVSDAAKRGFNKRLLAVLILLIIVCGAVFGVYKLINWRGTTEGFSNTANMRITRVTATGKANRAAISPDGNYIVHSMDDAGKQSLWIRQTATGSNVQILAPAAVNYWGITFSRDGNYIYFVSRDVGAGTGTLARIPVLGGAPATLITDVDSPVTFSPDGQQLAFFRWNQRRDENTGLWIANSDGTGERRLAFRTRPEGLLGAPAWSPDGKVIACAVGGLEPTGGYITAVAISVADGVEKAFTSQRWSMLGASNGRLGWVGTDSLVMNAPEQGSGDNAQLWQISYPGGQTQRLTRDLNDYDDVSLTRDGSSLVTLQSDRQTNLWLAPEGDARQARQLTFGKGSEGEGLCWTPDNRIVYVSQVSGNQEIWIMSAAGGDQKQLTNDPQADILPAVSPDGRYIVFLSGRTGTLSLWRMNMDGSGPKQLSGKEARIFQPLIGTDSRSVIFRAEDNNTWKVPIEGGEPEPAKAGDAEGRWAGLNYSQKDADGIARRNLTVWQGGEPQRFEIPQTAANIFPRFRSDGRAVYYVDAPTGVSNIWSFPLDGGQPKQVTNFQSEQIFAFAYSPDGKQIAVTRGSQTNDVVLLKDFR; encoded by the coding sequence ATGAAACGATGCCCTGAATGCGGTAGAGATTACAACGACGATTCGATGAGCTTTTGTCTTGATGACGGCTCCGACTTGCTCTTCGGCCCGGCGTCGATGGACGAGCCGGCGACAGCGATCTTGCACTCGACGGCTGCCCCAGGCGAGGCCCCGACTCGTGCGCAGATCAATACGACTGACCAGACTGCGGTCTTACCGCCTGGGGTAAGCGACGCAGCAAAACGCGGCTTCAATAAGCGGCTGCTTGCCGTACTTATTTTGCTGATCATTGTTTGTGGAGCGGTTTTCGGCGTCTATAAGTTAATCAATTGGCGGGGAACGACGGAGGGATTCTCAAACACGGCTAATATGAGGATCACCCGAGTGACGGCGACGGGCAAAGCGAACCGAGCCGCCATTTCGCCGGACGGCAATTATATCGTGCATTCGATGGACGACGCGGGAAAGCAAAGCCTCTGGATCAGGCAAACGGCGACCGGCAGTAACGTACAAATACTCGCACCGGCGGCAGTGAACTATTGGGGCATCACATTTTCCCGGGACGGTAATTATATCTATTTCGTATCCAGGGACGTCGGAGCGGGCACCGGAACCCTTGCTCGCATTCCCGTTCTTGGCGGCGCACCGGCCACCCTGATCACGGATGTCGACAGCCCGGTAACCTTTTCCCCGGATGGCCAGCAGTTGGCATTTTTCCGCTGGAACCAACGACGCGACGAGAACACCGGGCTGTGGATCGCAAACTCCGACGGCACCGGCGAAAGACGGTTGGCGTTTAGAACGAGGCCGGAGGGCCTGTTAGGAGCACCGGCCTGGTCGCCAGACGGCAAGGTCATAGCCTGCGCTGTGGGCGGGCTCGAACCCACTGGGGGGTATATAACCGCGGTGGCGATCAGCGTTGCTGATGGCGTAGAAAAAGCGTTTACCTCTCAGCGTTGGAGCATGCTGGGAGCCAGCAACGGCCGCCTCGGATGGGTCGGTACCGACAGTCTGGTGATGAATGCGCCGGAGCAGGGCAGCGGCGATAATGCTCAGCTCTGGCAGATCTCATACCCGGGCGGGCAGACGCAGCGGCTCACGCGCGACCTTAATGATTATGACGATGTCAGCCTCACCCGCGACGGCAGCTCACTTGTCACGTTGCAGTCCGATCGACAAACGAATCTGTGGCTCGCGCCCGAGGGCGACGCACGCCAGGCCCGGCAGCTTACATTTGGCAAGGGCAGCGAGGGCGAAGGGCTTTGCTGGACACCGGATAACAGGATCGTATATGTCTCGCAGGTGAGCGGAAACCAGGAGATCTGGATCATGTCGGCCGCGGGCGGCGATCAGAAGCAGCTGACCAATGATCCGCAGGCGGACATACTCCCCGCCGTCTCACCTGATGGACGTTACATCGTTTTCTTATCCGGCCGCACCGGGACCCTAAGCCTTTGGCGGATGAATATGGATGGCAGCGGCCCGAAACAGTTGTCCGGCAAGGAGGCTCGTATCTTCCAGCCTCTTATCGGAACTGACAGCCGTTCGGTTATCTTTCGGGCAGAGGACAATAACACGTGGAAAGTGCCTATCGAGGGAGGAGAGCCCGAGCCGGCCAAGGCCGGAGATGCAGAAGGACGCTGGGCGGGTCTGAATTATTCGCAAAAAGACGCTGACGGGATCGCCCGCCGAAACCTGACCGTCTGGCAAGGAGGCGAGCCGCAGCGTTTTGAAATTCCCCAGACGGCCGCGAACATCTTTCCACGATTTCGTTCCGACGGACGTGCTGTCTACTATGTTGACGCCCCGACAGGTGTCTCAAATATCTGGAGCTTCCCGTTGGATGGCGGCCAGCCTAAACAAGTCACTAACTTTCAATCGGAACAGATCTTCGCCTTTGCCTACTCGCCCGACGGAAAACAGATCGCCGTCACGCGTGGGTCGCAAACTAACGACGTCGTGCTGTTAAAGGATTTTAGATAA
- a CDS encoding NCS1 family nucleobase:cation symporter-1 — protein sequence MTDTIQHDDGRVELRDEALREIEGSSLYNEDLAPVPVAKRDWTTYNYAALWISMAHCIPTYMMASGLISAGMNWWQALFTILLGNVIVLAPILLNSHPGTKYGIPFPVFARAAYGTGGSNLPALMRAIVACGWFGIQAWIGGQALQTFFAAFIPGWATLLGPVIGGHTPTEWLSFLIFWAMNILIIYKGMNLLRIVENWAAPYVLVMTGILLAWILYQAGGIGFLLHEPGKLNTLRDFWPVFIPSLTGMIGFWATLSLNMPDFTRYGKSQREQAIGQTVALPTTMVVFAAMGILITSAAVVVFPHMNPADAWDPVKLVGQFSQPVVVAISMFTVVVATLSVNIAANVVSPANDFANAFPKLISFRTGGLITGIIGILMMPWKLLADPSGYIFGWLVGYSGGLGSIAGVLIADYWLVRRKDLNLGDLYRSHGSYGGWNWRAIFATLLGCFFAWIGLIIPSLRTLYDYAWFVGFGVAFFVHWGLMAALPPKDIHRQDAEGTE from the coding sequence ATGACGGACACGATACAACACGACGACGGACGCGTCGAACTGAGAGACGAAGCACTTCGGGAGATCGAGGGCTCGTCTCTATATAACGAAGACCTCGCTCCGGTTCCGGTCGCGAAACGAGATTGGACGACGTACAACTACGCCGCACTTTGGATCTCGATGGCACACTGCATACCGACGTATATGATGGCGTCGGGGTTGATCTCGGCGGGCATGAACTGGTGGCAGGCTCTGTTTACGATCTTGCTTGGGAATGTTATTGTGCTCGCTCCGATCCTGCTCAATTCGCATCCCGGCACGAAGTACGGCATTCCGTTCCCGGTATTTGCACGTGCGGCGTACGGGACTGGTGGCTCGAATCTGCCGGCGTTGATGCGTGCGATCGTCGCCTGCGGTTGGTTTGGCATTCAGGCGTGGATCGGCGGGCAGGCGTTGCAGACGTTCTTTGCGGCGTTCATTCCGGGTTGGGCGACGCTGCTGGGGCCGGTAATCGGCGGACACACGCCGACCGAGTGGCTTTCGTTCCTGATCTTTTGGGCGATGAACATTCTCATCATCTATAAGGGAATGAACCTGCTAAGGATCGTCGAAAACTGGGCCGCTCCGTACGTGCTGGTAATGACGGGCATCCTGCTCGCGTGGATTCTATATCAGGCGGGCGGCATCGGATTTCTTTTGCACGAACCGGGCAAGCTCAATACGCTCAGAGATTTCTGGCCGGTGTTTATCCCAAGCCTCACGGGAATGATCGGCTTTTGGGCAACACTGTCGCTAAACATGCCCGACTTTACGCGGTATGGTAAAAGCCAGCGTGAACAGGCCATCGGCCAGACCGTGGCATTGCCGACGACGATGGTGGTCTTTGCCGCGATGGGCATCTTGATCACGTCCGCGGCCGTCGTGGTATTTCCGCATATGAATCCGGCGGACGCATGGGATCCGGTCAAACTCGTCGGACAGTTCTCACAGCCGGTGGTCGTGGCGATCTCGATGTTTACCGTCGTCGTCGCGACGCTGTCGGTCAATATCGCCGCCAACGTCGTCTCGCCCGCGAATGATTTTGCCAACGCTTTTCCGAAACTCATATCGTTCCGCACCGGCGGGTTGATAACAGGTATTATCGGCATTTTAATGATGCCCTGGAAGCTGCTTGCCGACCCGAGCGGTTACATTTTCGGCTGGCTCGTCGGCTATTCAGGCGGTTTGGGATCGATCGCGGGTGTGCTGATCGCGGACTATTGGCTTGTTCGCCGGAAAGATCTGAACCTCGGCGACCTTTACCGCAGCCACGGCAGCTATGGCGGATGGAATTGGCGTGCGATCTTTGCGACGCTTTTAGGTTGCTTTTTTGCATGGATAGGGTTGATAATTCCAAGTCTCAGAACGCTTTACGACTACGCGTGGTTTGTCGGCTTCGGTGTTGCGTTCTTTGTCCATTGGGGACTGATGGCTGCATTGCCGCCGAAAGATATTCATCGCCAAGACGCAGAGGGCACGGAGTAG
- a CDS encoding acyltransferase — translation MSRIIKCGLIQAHNVAPTDAPIAEIKKANIDNQMKFVEDAARQGVQMLCFQEIFATPYFMAEQQTRWYDAVERVPDGPTVQLMQDVAKQFGMVLVVSVYEEEIAGIYYNTAAVIDADGKYLGKYRKTHIPHVAPGFWEKFYFRPGNLGYPCFDTAFARIGVYICYDRHFPEGARCLGLNGAEIIFNPSATVAGLSEYLWKLEQPAHAAANGYFVGAINRVGVEAPWNIGEFYGQSYFCDPRGQIMVEGSRDQDELIVADLDMDKIKEVRNTWQFFRDRRPDAYGPIVAG, via the coding sequence ATGTCAAGAATCATCAAATGCGGATTGATCCAGGCACACAATGTAGCCCCGACTGATGCTCCGATCGCGGAGATCAAGAAAGCGAATATTGATAACCAGATGAAGTTCGTCGAGGATGCCGCTCGGCAGGGCGTCCAGATGCTTTGTTTTCAGGAGATATTCGCAACGCCGTACTTTATGGCGGAGCAGCAGACTCGTTGGTACGATGCTGTTGAACGCGTGCCTGACGGGCCGACTGTCCAGCTCATGCAGGACGTTGCGAAGCAGTTTGGAATGGTTCTCGTGGTCTCTGTTTATGAGGAAGAGATCGCAGGTATCTACTACAACACCGCGGCAGTGATCGATGCCGACGGAAAGTATTTGGGCAAGTATCGTAAAACGCACATTCCCCACGTCGCTCCCGGGTTTTGGGAGAAGTTCTACTTCCGTCCGGGCAATCTTGGTTATCCTTGTTTCGACACCGCATTCGCGCGGATCGGCGTTTATATTTGCTATGATCGGCACTTCCCGGAAGGTGCGAGGTGTCTCGGCCTGAACGGAGCGGAGATCATTTTCAATCCGTCTGCAACAGTTGCCGGGCTTTCGGAATATCTCTGGAAACTCGAACAACCTGCTCACGCAGCTGCAAATGGATATTTCGTCGGGGCTATCAATCGTGTTGGGGTTGAAGCTCCTTGGAACATTGGTGAATTCTACGGCCAAAGCTATTTTTGTGATCCTCGCGGGCAGATCATGGTCGAAGGCTCACGCGACCAGGACGAGCTGATCGTAGCCGACCTTGATATGGACAAGATCAAAGAAGTCCGCAATACGTGGCAATTTTTCCGCGATCGTAGGCCCGATGCTTACGGCCCGATAGTTGCCGGCTGA
- a CDS encoding tetratricopeptide repeat protein has protein sequence MKRCPECRRDYYDDTLLYCLEDGNALVQGSVPSPDGSPTAILSEPGPIATGLSPDEPQTAILHSTAAQGEAPTRAQILNTDATAILPNAIDKSRPKTASRSNSLIAGVLGIILVTALGVGSYLYYGRSSAKQINSIAVMPFENRNSDADTDYLSDGLAESVMNRLSQLPDLKVSPTSSVMRYKGKETDVAKIASELGVDAVMTGRITQRGENLTISVNLVDARVNKLLWGEQYERKLSELLTTQREIVTEIVSKLQLKLSGESEQKLAKKYTDNNEAYQLYLQGRYHWNKRQIPEFEKAIVFFKQAIEKDPNFALAYTGLADTYALFPINGDFRPKEYMPQAKQAALKALELDPNLAEAHASLAVVHKDYGYDFAGAEKAFKRAIELDPNYGSAHQWYAELLTASSRHDEAIRENSRALELDPFSLPFNVGMVENLLRAGRFDEVLLQNKKFNELFPNDTRFQAVNVSVYVAQGKYDQAVEESLANAKPENIAKLKEAYEKGGWDGFGRMRQEIRLEELNTKQAKDPNGYVKAMDFANAYSLGKDKDKTIEYLNKAYDERFNQLINLNINKRWDFVRDDPRFKELVKRVRIPE, from the coding sequence ATGAAACGATGCCCTGAATGTAGGCGGGATTATTACGACGACACGCTGCTGTATTGTCTTGAGGATGGCAATGCTCTCGTTCAAGGCTCGGTGCCATCGCCCGATGGTTCACCCACGGCGATATTGTCAGAACCGGGACCGATAGCGACTGGGTTGTCACCGGACGAACCGCAAACCGCGATCCTGCACTCGACCGCGGCTCAAGGCGAGGCTCCGACGCGGGCTCAGATATTGAATACCGATGCGACAGCAATACTTCCCAACGCTATCGACAAGTCGCGCCCTAAAACCGCATCGCGCAGCAACTCGCTGATAGCAGGCGTGTTGGGGATAATTCTAGTTACCGCTCTCGGCGTCGGCAGTTACCTGTATTACGGACGCAGTTCAGCCAAACAGATCAATTCCATCGCGGTGATGCCGTTTGAGAATAGGAATTCGGATGCCGACACGGATTATTTGTCTGATGGTTTGGCGGAATCGGTGATGAATCGGCTTTCGCAGCTGCCGGATCTAAAAGTAAGTCCGACGAGTTCGGTGATGCGATACAAGGGTAAGGAAACCGATGTTGCGAAGATCGCCTCCGAACTTGGCGTGGATGCGGTGATGACCGGACGCATCACCCAACGCGGTGAAAACTTGACGATCAGCGTTAATCTGGTTGATGCCCGTGTCAACAAGTTGCTGTGGGGCGAGCAGTATGAACGGAAACTGTCGGAATTATTGACCACCCAACGCGAGATCGTCACCGAGATCGTGAGCAAACTGCAGCTAAAACTATCGGGCGAAAGCGAGCAAAAGCTGGCCAAGAAATACACCGATAACAACGAAGCGTATCAGCTTTATCTGCAAGGTCGTTACCATTGGAACAAGCGGCAGATACCTGAATTTGAAAAGGCGATCGTGTTTTTTAAACAAGCCATCGAAAAAGACCCGAACTTTGCTCTGGCTTACACCGGATTAGCCGATACTTATGCCTTGTTTCCCATCAACGGCGATTTCAGACCGAAAGAGTATATGCCGCAAGCCAAGCAAGCGGCACTCAAGGCTCTCGAACTTGATCCGAACTTGGCGGAAGCCCACGCATCACTTGCAGTAGTCCATAAAGACTATGGATATGACTTTGCAGGTGCAGAAAAAGCATTCAAACGGGCGATCGAACTTGATCCGAATTACGGATCTGCTCATCAATGGTATGCCGAACTATTAACCGCCAGCAGCCGGCACGACGAAGCGATCAGGGAAAATTCAAGGGCACTCGAACTCGATCCGTTTTCATTACCGTTCAATGTGGGTATGGTAGAGAATCTGCTGCGTGCCGGACGATTTGACGAAGTGCTTTTACAAAACAAGAAGTTCAATGAGCTCTTTCCGAATGATACACGTTTTCAAGCTGTCAACGTTAGTGTTTATGTAGCTCAAGGCAAATATGATCAGGCTGTCGAAGAGAGCCTAGCTAATGCCAAACCCGAAAATATTGCAAAATTGAAAGAAGCCTACGAAAAAGGCGGCTGGGATGGTTTCGGGCGGATGCGGCAGGAAATACGCCTCGAAGAACTAAATACCAAACAGGCAAAAGACCCCAATGGATACGTTAAAGCCATGGATTTTGCCAACGCATATTCTTTGGGCAAAGACAAAGATAAGACGATCGAATATCTGAACAAAGCGTATGACGAGCGTTTCAATCAACTGATCAACCTAAACATCAATAAAAGGTGGGACTTCGTGCGAGACGACCCGCGATTTAAGGAATTGGTCAAACGAGTCAGGATCCCGGAATAG
- a CDS encoding NAD(P)-dependent oxidoreductase, with translation MENTFCSPLDITQIEQNFAEINPALSSAEAMHEANRCLYCYDAPCIQACPTGIDVPSFIKKIASGNLTGSARVIFDANPIGASCARVCPVEVLCEGACVEKTLLKKPIEIGRLQRYATDHALSNNTQIFTKGESNGKSVGIVGSGPAGLSCATYLTRLGYEVTVYEKRSQAGGLDTYGMAEYKMPKRVSLAEVEQVEKMGVKFILNTGITGSEPGAIATGSSIAFKELSQNHDAIFLATGLGATNKLNIPGEDLPGVYDALAFIEQIKTRDWKNIPIGKNVVVIGAGNTAIDAVTQAKRLGAEKVTLMYRRTEKDAPAYAYEMELARKDGIEFMWETTPVEIGGISSVMGMRVRQGNSEFKIDCDMVIKAIGQTKMSSFFTDVIGVQTDEKGRVVVDENMQTSDPKIFAGGDCANGGAEAVDAAQMGKLAAQGIHFSLTGETVKFAGSK, from the coding sequence ATGGAGAACACGTTCTGCTCACCGCTCGACATCACCCAGATCGAGCAGAATTTCGCTGAGATAAATCCTGCACTCAGTTCGGCTGAGGCTATGCACGAGGCGAACCGGTGTTTGTATTGCTACGATGCTCCGTGCATTCAAGCTTGTCCGACCGGGATCGACGTTCCATCCTTCATCAAAAAGATCGCGAGCGGCAATCTGACAGGTTCTGCGCGAGTTATCTTTGACGCCAATCCGATAGGTGCGTCTTGTGCCCGCGTTTGCCCAGTAGAGGTGCTTTGCGAAGGTGCATGTGTTGAAAAAACTCTTCTGAAAAAGCCGATCGAGATCGGGCGGTTGCAGCGGTATGCAACGGATCACGCGTTATCAAATAACACGCAAATATTCACCAAAGGCGAGTCGAACGGAAAGTCCGTCGGAATCGTCGGCTCAGGGCCAGCGGGGCTTTCGTGTGCGACTTATCTGACCCGCCTCGGCTATGAAGTGACTGTCTACGAAAAGCGGTCCCAGGCCGGCGGGCTCGATACTTACGGCATGGCCGAGTACAAAATGCCGAAGAGAGTTTCGCTAGCCGAGGTCGAGCAGGTCGAGAAAATGGGCGTAAAGTTCATTCTGAATACCGGGATCACGGGGTCAGAACCGGGAGCGATAGCGACTGGGTCGAGCATTGCATTTAAAGAACTTTCGCAGAACCACGATGCCATCTTCCTCGCCACTGGCCTCGGAGCGACCAACAAACTCAACATTCCCGGTGAAGATCTTCCCGGCGTTTACGATGCACTGGCATTTATCGAACAGATCAAAACCCGCGACTGGAAAAACATTCCAATTGGCAAAAACGTAGTAGTTATCGGTGCTGGAAATACTGCGATTGACGCCGTTACGCAGGCAAAACGTCTAGGGGCGGAAAAGGTCACGCTGATGTATCGTCGTACCGAAAAAGATGCCCCGGCGTACGCATACGAAATGGAACTCGCTCGCAAAGACGGCATCGAATTCATGTGGGAAACCACGCCGGTCGAGATCGGCGGGATCTCAAGCGTGATGGGAATGCGGGTTCGTCAGGGCAATTCCGAATTTAAAATCGATTGCGACATGGTAATAAAAGCCATCGGTCAGACCAAAATGTCATCGTTCTTTACCGACGTGATCGGCGTCCAAACCGACGAAAAAGGCCGCGTTGTCGTCGATGAAAATATGCAAACCTCTGACCCCAAAATCTTCGCCGGCGGCGACTGTGCCAACGGCGGAGCCGAAGCGGTCGATGCCGCCCAGATGGGCAAACTCGCCGCTCAGGGCATTCATTTTTCACTCACCGGCGAGACTGTGAAATTCGCGGGTTCTAAATAA